The following are encoded in a window of Vigna unguiculata cultivar IT97K-499-35 chromosome 8, ASM411807v1, whole genome shotgun sequence genomic DNA:
- the LOC114194199 gene encoding uncharacterized protein LOC114194199, with product MKSGSSGIDCRQRKSGSKISQSSMSCSEIASKVCGCGERLLLLKAGTVKNKGRLFWRCRNWASNSNCNYFEWVNEEECKGEGGESEFEAGAGKRFEEEEVCLEKEKLILDLIKKNEKLKRKLQKEKTFGKLLQLLFVLSWAFSIVFVVMFLFKLNCN from the exons ATGAAGAGTGGTAGTTCCGGAATTGATTGTAGGCAAAGGAAAAGTGGTTCGAAAATTTCTCAAAGCTCAATGTCATGTTCAGAAATAGCATCGAAAGTGTGTGGGTGTGGGGAACGATTGTTGCTCCTAAAGGCAGGTACTGTGAAGAACAAGGGCAGGTTATTTTGGAGATGTCGAAATTGGGCG TCCAATtcaaattgtaattattttgaatgGGTTAATGAAGAGGAATGTAAAGGTGAAGGTGGAGAATCGGAATTTGAAGCTGGCGCCGGAAAACGATTTGAAGAAGAGGAAGTTTGTTTGGAAAAGGAGAAATTGATACTGGACTTGATTAAGAAAAACGAGAAGTTGAAAAGGAaattgcaaaaagagaaaacatttggGAAATTGCTGCAACTTTTATTTGTACTGTCGTGGGCATTTTCAATTGTATTTGTGGTTATGTTTTTGTTCAAGTTAAACTGTAATTAG
- the LOC114194409 gene encoding 4-coumarate--CoA ligase-like 5: MEEQIDPRSGFCVSNSVFYSKRKPLPLAPNNALDVTTFISSRAHRGTTAFIDAATGRHLSYSQLWRAVEGVAGSLWDMGIRKGNVVLVLSPNSIDFPVVCLAIMSLGAVITTTNPLNTTREIAKQIADSKPLLAFTTTLLLPKVTQAAPSLPIVLMDATTHPSIPDAKIVATLHDMAQKEPSAQRVRERVEQDDTATLLYSSGTTGPSKGVLSSHRNLIAMVQIVLGRFHAGDIETYICTVPMFHIYGLVAFATGLLASGSTIVVLTKFEMHDMLSAIQRFRATYLPLVPPILVAMLNNADAIKKKYDIGSLHWVLSGGAPLSKEVIEGFVDKYPNVTILQGYGLTESTGVGASTDSLEESRRYGTAGLLSPGTQAMIVDPDSGQSLPVNRTGELWLRGPTIMKGYFSNEEATTSTLDSKGWLRTGDVCYIDNDGFIFIVDRLKELIKYKGYQVPPAELEALLLTHPAILDAAVIPYPDREAGQFPMAYVVRKDGSSLSESQVMDFVAEQVAPYKRIRKVAFISSIPKNPSGKILRKDLIKLATSKL, from the exons ATGGAGGAGCAAATAGATCCAAGGAGTGGCTTCTGCGTTTCCAACTCAGTCTTCTACAGCAAGAGGAAGCCACTCCCACTCGCTCCCAACAACGCCCTCGACGTCACCACCTTCATCTCCTCCCGAGCCCACCGCGGAACCACCGCCTTCATCGACGCCGCCACAGGCCGCCACCTCAGCTACAGCCAGCTATGGCGAGCGGTGGAGGGCGTGGCGGGGTCTCTCTGGGACATGGGGATCCGAAAGGGCAACGTCGTCCTTGTCCTCTCTCCCAACTCCATCGACTTCCCGGTGGTGTGCCTCGCCATCATGTCCCTCGGCGCCGTCATCACCACCACCAACCCCCTCAACACCACGCGGGAAATCGCCAAACAGATCGCAGATTCCAAACCCCTCCTCGCCTTCACCACTACTCTCTTGCTTCCCAAAGTCACCCAGGCAGCACCCTCTCTACCGATCGTTCTCATGGACGCCACCACTCATCCATCCATTCCCGACGCCAAAATTGTAGCCACCCTCCACGACATGGCCCAGAAGGAACCCAGCGCTCAGCGCGTGAGGGAGCGCGTGGAGCAGGACGACACGGCCACGCTGCTCTACTCCTCCGGCACCACGGGACCCAGCAAGGGCGTGCTTTCCTCCCACCGGAACCTCATAGCCATGGTCCAAATCGTCCTCGGTCGCTTCCACGCCGGAGACATCGAAACCTACATCTGCACGGTCCCCATGTTTCACATATACGGTCTCGTCGCCTTCGCCACCGGCCTCCTCGCCTCCGGCTCCACCATCGTCGTCCTCACCAAGTTCGAGATGCACGACATGCTCTCTGCCATCCAGAGGTTCCGCGCCACGTACCTCCCCCTGGTTCCACCCATTCTGGTTGCCATGCTCAACAACGCAGACGCCATCAAGAAAAAGTACGATATCGGGTCCCTGCATTGGGTTCTATCCGGCGGCGCTCCCTTGAGTAAGGAGGTCATTGAGGGGTTTGTCGACAAGTACCCCAACGTCACCATCCTTCAGGGTTATGGTTTGACGGAATCCACCGGTGTCGGGGCCTCCACCGACTCCTTGGAGGAGAGTCGCAGATACGGCACCGCGGGGCTCTTGTCGCCGGGAACCCAAGCCATGATCGTCGACCCTGACTCCGGCCAGTCGCTTCCGGTTAACCGCACCGGTGAGCTCTGGCTCAGGGGTCCCACCATCATGAAAG GTTATTTCAGTAACGAAGAGGCGACGACATCAACCCTTGATTCAAAAGGATGGTTAAGAACAGGGGATGTTTGTTACATTGACAATGATGGATTCATATTTATTGTGGATCGACTAAAAGAGCTTATAAAATACAAGGGATATCAG GTACCTCCAGCAGAACTTGAGGCCTTGTTACTGACTCATCCTGCTATTTTAGATGCTGCTGTTATCCC GTATCCAGATAGAGAGGCTGGGCAGTTTCCAATGGCATACGTTGTGAGGAAGGATGGAAGTAGCTTGTCGGAAAGCCAAGTTATGGATTTTGTTGCAGAACAG GTGGCTCCCTACAAGCGGATTCGAAAAGTTGCGTTTATCTCCTCCATACCTAAAAATCCATCTGGCAAAATTCTTCGCAAGGATCTCATCAAGCTTGCAACTTCTAAACTCTga